In a single window of the Montipora foliosa isolate CH-2021 unplaced genomic scaffold, ASM3666993v2 scaffold_422, whole genome shotgun sequence genome:
- the LOC137988571 gene encoding uncharacterized protein, with protein MPPKVDAKTLAGKMENAVTIFYELIEEFEIIFSVRPELKTLEAAFNQVETRYRFIKKQQETILDRLVDEGITAEEEPLLTTKKLGDKVKADFLQIALKFAAYQKEQDSTETSSKDSETLKTLTASMSSMTSAVTKMADTLSSKPNTSGLQRLPVPTWDGSRRSYATWRKEFNHWMKKYDQDKDEQLQRFRNALPRGSWWSDQVKTCKTIDNAWNILDTEFADKRKLMDELLLQINSLKPVKRDSRSFTHFATTISSYANDMEDNGCPVLESSEAPFLMSQLLSKLDPNDNSHFGREMKREGKEETVSNLITWLHVEASVRSRGKNNTVFEDRNESRRYRTPSKTENNAASGEEPDDDTCPLNCKTKHHLAACPVFQELAISQRWEIVKQHWRCRKCLRKHHTSNCRKPDGSTCDKCRKNHHRSLHNDKIGETSSSPNPRASSFQSQCQAPSSTSNGNIQENAVHHKEKLKLMTGLCPVQKVGVMNGNGEFVEVLAMLDSGSNTSLLSKNAARRLGLSGSATHLTMNLAGGKKKSEASQIIDITVASPADEDIKKTLQVYTVTRPCSKAKTLSKELVRHYPHLKHVCDKLHLSGGAIDLLVGTDFVEAFIDIHTVSGEPGEPVAKRNCFGWYVMGQFEKNNSTTSEIQSVEIRTANVVDDIKELLHQDLLGVKPTNLCTCSENEIRESKFVKSLAASTTLVDGRIQVKMPWTEAGPPKQSNYGIALKRLFSTERSFQKKGCLDVVNEEVQKLLEQDYVIQVSPDQIDHSKPEWYSPLQAVLTPERTTKVRLVFDSSSKGHDGLSLNDYLEKGPNYINSLLDVLAAWRWNEVAFIGDIRKMFNQILVHPDDQVFHRFLWRSKISNSPTVYQWLRLNFGDKPAPDIATNAINTLAKISQAEFPEASKELQDHMYVDDIGSSKATTTEAKQIISDIDAILKKGHFQIKAWHSNRAEIDQSDGERCADLLGLRWDKQTDKFSLKRNKLHQMDLLTKRRCLGLIGQLWDPIGLVMPVAIKFRIDLQDLWHSGYNWDETLPTAVKSKWMENLQAMNHLLTVEFDRMLKPNHAIGVPQIHGFCDGGEKAYGAVIFLRWELQNGSYKCVPVLVKSFVAPLKRKTIPRLELMGCLTLARIYETCRKSLQFANVHDSKRIFWVDSSTVLSWIKTPSRQFKPFVSSRVAEIQETVGVEDFRYIRSKFNPANILTRGIEPSQLEDWIKGPSFLQLPEGQWPKFEARAPIEPTAKAGVLMEVKIEKTKTPMQHEAAIAEFQTKVDLDKSEEDTNPVFHQLLNTCSTFSKIRRTLAYVRRFIQNARKKNVKTGSISVQELQGSEKQLFKWSQAHLDPSVIDKKLTPKLDENGLLRAHGRLEDVRSLPEELRNPVILPRDHPLVILLLHDLHERRGHCGYKSLINEARRKYWIIGVRGMSKALTTKCITCRKLRKKPLEQLMGQIPSLRVAVGTPPFFNTAMDMFGPLHIKLNRKTLKEAQVIIFTCMTTRAVHLELVTDKTSDAFLMAFRRFASLRGHPCICWSDCGTNFVGAQGYLKEIMQSWNVPKIEGVLSEDFSCDFKWKWNTPHASHQNGVVKTLIKSVRQSLNATCKNQAFTEEQWRTFLAETTYVINGRPLYPSSDSIWENPPITPNDILIGHHLSIPQPEPEERINPRHLLRSTENRVNEFWRCWMRYFAPNLLPRNKWFRTRENLQVDDLVLEIDPNHKRSQWKMARVIATYPGNDGLVRKTRIKTQDGEYDRPIHKLCLLATKDELNANLS; from the coding sequence ATGCCGCCTAAAGTAGACGCAAAGACCCTCGCAGGGAAAATGGAAAACGCGGTAACGATCTTCTACGAATTAATAGAGGAATTTGAAATAATCTTTTCAGTGAGGCCAGAGTTAAAAACCTTAGAGGCAGCATTCAATCAAGTGGAGACAAGATACAGGTTCATCAAGAAGCAACAAGAAACCATTTTAGACAGATTGGTTGATGAAGGTATCACCGCAGAGGAGGAACCATTGTTGACAACAAAGAAACTTGGAGACAAAGTAAAAGCTGATTTCCTTCAGATTGCCTTAAAATTTGCTGCCTACCAAAAGGAACAAGATTCCACGGAAACGTCTTCAAAAGACTCTGAAACCTTGAAGACCTTGACAGCTTCAATGTCATCCATGACATCAGCGGTGACGAAAATGGCGGACACCTTAAGCTCAAAACCAAACACTAGTGGTCTGCAACGATTACCGGTACCAACATGGGACGGCAGTCGCAGATCCTATGCTACCTGGAGAAAAGAATTCAATCATTGGATGAAGAAATACGATCAAGATAAAGATGAACAACTGCAACGGTTCCGAAATGCATTGCCGAGAGGATCGTGGTGGTCTGACCAGGTAAAAACTTGCAAAACCATTGATAACGCGTGGAATATATTGGACACAGAATTTGCAGACAAACGTAAACTAATGGACGAACTGCTCCTCCAAATAAATAGCCTTAAGCCCGTAAAACGAGACTCCAGGTCGTTCACGCACTTCGCCACGACAATATCATCCTACGCGAATGATATGGAAGATAATGGATGTCCGGTGTTGGAGTCTTCGGAAGCGCCATTTCTTATGTCTCAACTTTTGTCCAAGCTCGATCCGAACGATAATTCTCATTTTggaagagaaatgaaaagagAAGGTAAAGAGGAAACTGTCAGTAACCTCATCACCTGGTTGCACGTAGAAGCAAGTGTCCGCTCAAGGGGCAAGAATAACACCGTGTTTGAAGACAGAAACGAGAGTCGCCGATACAGGACCCCAAGTAAAACTGAGAACAATGCCGCAAGTGGCGAAGAACCCGATGATGACACCTGTCCACTTAACtgtaaaacaaaacatcacctcGCTGCCTGTCCTGTGTTCCAGGAGTTAGCTATTAGTCAGAGATGGGAGATTGTAAAGCAACATTGGCGATGTCGTAAATGTCTTAGAAAGCATCATACAAGCAACTGCAGGAAACCAGACGGTTCAACATGCGAcaaatgcagaaaaaatcaTCACCGTTCTCTTCATAATGACAAGATTGGTGAAACAAGCTCAAGTCCAAATCCAAGAGCATCTTCTTTCCAAAGTCAGTGCCAGGCCCCCTCGAGTACATCAAATGGTAACATCCAAGAAAATGCTGTTCATCACAAAGAAAAGTTAAAGCTCATGACTGGTTTGTGCCCTGTTCAAAAAGTTGGAGTCATGAACGGAAACGGAGAATTTGTTGAAGTCCTTGCGATGTTAGACTCTGGATCCAATACCAGTCTTCTCTCAAAGAATGCAGCCAGACGACTTGGGTTGAGTGGATCAGCAACACATCTGACCATGAATTTAGCTGGTGGgaagaagaaaagtgaagcaTCACAGATAATCGACATCACTGTTGCCTCACCTGCTGACGAGGATATTAAGAAGACCCTTCAAGTGTACACTGTTACAAGGCCCTGCAGTAAAGCAAAAACGCTTTCCAAAGAATTAGTGCGACACTACCCTCATCTCAAGCACGTTTGTGATAAACTCCACCTTTCGGGTGGCGCCATAGATCTCCTTGTCGGTACAGACTTTGTAGAAGCCTTCATTGATATCCACACAGTGTCCGGAGAGCCAGGGGAACCTGTTGCGAAACGAAACTGTTTTGGTTGGTACGTTATGGGACAGTTTGAAAAGAACAACTCTACTACTTCAGAAATTCAGTCGGTTGAAATCAGAACAGCAAATGTCGTAGACGACATCAAAGAACTTCTTCACCAAGATCTCCTTGGCGTCAAACCGACCAACCTTTGTACGTGTAGCGAAAACGAGATACGCGAAAGCAAGTTCGTTAAGTCCCTCGCAGCCTCAACTACCCTGGttgacggaagaatacaagttaAGATGCCCTGGACGGAAGCGGGCCCTCCCAAACAAAGTAACTATGGCATCGCACTGAAAAGGCTGTTTTCCACGGAGAGGTCATTCCAGAAAAAGGGGTGTCTCGATGTTGTCAATGAGGAAGTCCAAAAGCTTCTAGAGCAGGACTACGTGATTCAAGTCTCTCCTGACCAGATTGATCACAGCAAGCCTGAATGGTACTCACCCTTACAAGCCGTGTTAACACCGGAAAGAACAACAAAAGTTCGACTTGTCTTTGACTCATCTTCGAAAGGTCACGACGGTTTGTCCCTCAATGATTACCTAGAGAAAGGGCCAAACTACATCAACAGTCTCCTGGATGTTTTGGCAGCATGGAGATGGAACGAAGTAGCCTTTATCGGCGATATACGCAAAATGTTCAATCAAATCTTGGTTCATCCCGACGACCAGGTTTTTCACAGGTTCCTTTGGAGGAGTAAGATTAGCAACTCGCCAACAGTATACCAATGGCTCAGGTTGAACTTTGGAGATAAGCCAGCTCCCGACATAGCAACGAATGCCATCAACACACTAGCAAAGATATCTCAAGCCGAGTTCCCAGAAGCATCAAAAGAACTTCAAGACCATATGTACGTGGATGATATCGGAAGTTCCAAAGCAACTACAACGGAAGCAAAACAGATTATCAGCGACATTGACGCCATTCTTAAGAAAGGTCATTTCCAGATAAAAGCTTGGCATTCAAACCGTGCGGAGATTGACCAGTCCGACGGTGAACGCTGCGCAGATCTTCTTGGTCTAAGATGGGataaacaaacagacaagtttTCCCTGAAAAGGAACAAACTCCACCAGATGGACCTTTTGACTAAGAGACGTTGCCTGGGTCTTATTGGACAATTGTGGGACCCAATCGGTCTTGTGATGCCGGTAGCTATTAAATTTAGGATCGACTTGCAGGACTTATGGCATTCAGGCTACAATTGGGACGAAACCTTACCTACAGCAGTCAAGAGCAAGTGGATGGAGAATTTGCAAGCCATGAATCACCTCTTAACAGTCGAATTCGATCGCATGTTAAAACCAAACCACGCGATTGGGGTACCACAAATTCATGGATTCTGTGATGGTGGCGAAAAAGCTTACGGAGCGGTCATTTTCCTCCGATGGGAGTTACAGAACGGAAGTTACAAGTGCGTTCCTGTTTTAGTCAAGTCCTTCGTTGCCCCACTAAAGAGAAAAACGATCCCGAGACTGGAGCTCATGGGCTGTTTAACACTTGCAAGGATATATGAAACCTGCAGAAAGTCTCTACAGTTTGCGAACGTCCACGACAGCAAGAGGATCTTCTGGGTGGACTCTTCTACTGTCCTTTCTTGGATTAAGACCCCATCACGCCAATTCAAACCTTTCGTATCAAGTCGAGTAGCAGAAATCCAAGAAACTGTTGGGGTGGAAGACTTCCGATACATCAGGTCAAAGTTCAATCCAGCCAACATCCTCACTAGAGGAATAGAGCCATCGCAACTAGAAGACTGGATAAAGGGACCCTCTTTCCTGCAGTTACCCGAAGGACAATGGCCTAAATTTGAAGCTAGAGCCCCCATCGAACCTACAGCAAAAGCTGGTGTCTTGATGGAAGTGAAAATCGAGAAGACTAAAACGCCAATGCAACACGAAGCAGCCATAGCGGAATTTCAAACCAAAGTTGATCTGGATAAGTCTGAAGAAGATACTAACCCCGTTTTTCATCAACTGTTGAATACCTGTTCTACATTTTCAAAGATACGGAGAACACTCGCTTACGTTCGCCGATTTATCCAGAATGCGAGAAAAAAGAATGTTAAGACAGGTTCAATCTCTGTTCAAGAATTGCAAGGCTCGGAGAAACAGCTATTCAAGTGGAGTCAGGCACACCTAGATCCCTCTGTCATTGACAAGAAATTAACTCCGAAGCTGGACGAAAACGGATTACTTCGAGCTCATGGACGACTCGAAGATGTCAGATCGCTGCCAGAAGAATTAAGAAACCCAGTTATCCTTCCACGCGATCACCCTCTTGTCATCTTGCTATTACATGACCTTCATGAAAGACGCGGACACTGTGGGTACAAAAGCCTAATTAACGAGGCAAGGAGAAAGTACTGGATCATTGGAGTTCGTGGTATGTCCAAAGCACTCACAACAAAGTGCATTACTTGTAGGAAGCTCCGAAAGAAGCCATTGGAACAACTCATGGGACAAATCCCATCCTTGCGAGTTGCAGTAGGCACCCCGCCATTCTTCAACACCGCCATGGACATGTTTGGACCATTGCACATCAAGCTTAATCGTAAAACGCTCAAGGAGGCCCAAGTAATCATTTTCACCTGCATGACAACAAGAGCTGTCCACTTAGAACTTGTGACCGACAAAACATCTGACGCTTTCTTGATGGCATTCCGTCGTTTCGCGAGTTTGCGTGGTCACCCGTGCATTTGCTGGTCCGACTGCGGGACAAATTTTGTAGGCGCACAAGGGTACTTAAAGGAAATAATGCAGAGTTGGAACGTCCCCAAGATTGAAGGTGTTCTATCTGAAGATTTCTCGTGCGATTTTAAATGGAAATGGAATACCCCTCATGCCAGTCATCAAAATGGCGTCGTGAAAACCCTCATCAAGTCAGTCAGACAAAGTCTGAACGCTACATGCAAGAATCAAGCCTTTACCGAAGAGCAATGGAGAACATTTCTCGCGGAGACAACCTACGTCATCAATGGACGTCCTTTATACCCAAGTTCTGACAGCATATGGGAAAACCCGCCAATTACTCCAAACGATATTCTCATAGGACATCATCTTTCAATTCCTCAACCAGAACCAGAAGAGAGGATCAACCCAAGACATCTCTTAAGAAGTACAGAAAATCGCGTGAACGAATTTTGGAGATGCTGGATGAGATACTTTGCGCCAAATCTACTTCCACGAAATAAGTGGTTTCGCACCAGAGAAAATCTTCAAGTCGACGACTTAGTTCTAGAGATAGACCCAAATCACAAAAGATCCCAATGGAAGATGGCGCGAGTCATTGCAACATACCCAGGAAACGATGGTTTGGTTAGGAAGACAAGAATCAAGACTCAGGACGGTGAATACGACAGGCCGATTCACAAGCTGTGTCTTTTAGCAACAAAAGACGAATTAAATGCGAACCTTTCTTAA